In Bosea vestrisii, the following are encoded in one genomic region:
- a CDS encoding type II toxin-antitoxin system VapC family toxin, whose product MIVADASVLVAILAEESDSEAFSQRLAALPAGSGRRFVSTVSLWEAACALARIWRIDRISALGELNEFLGVTGIEPVAPDMAITALAIEAAERYGNGSGYPGILNLGDCFSYATAKHLGAALLFKGDDFGRTDITPA is encoded by the coding sequence ATGATCGTCGCCGATGCCTCGGTGCTTGTCGCGATACTGGCTGAGGAAAGCGACAGCGAGGCTTTTTCACAGCGTCTCGCCGCATTGCCGGCCGGGTCCGGTCGGCGCTTCGTCTCGACGGTGAGTCTTTGGGAGGCGGCTTGCGCCTTAGCCCGGATCTGGCGGATTGACCGTATCTCAGCGCTTGGCGAACTGAACGAATTTCTCGGAGTGACTGGCATCGAGCCTGTCGCGCCTGACATGGCGATCACAGCGCTCGCCATCGAAGCCGCCGAGCGCTACGGAAACGGCTCCGGCTATCCCGGCATCCTCAATCTCGGTGACTGCTTCTCCTATGCCACGGCGAAGCATCTTGGCGCCGCCCTGCTGTTCAAGGGCGACGACTTTGGCCGAACCGACATCACGCCTG